The following coding sequences lie in one Camelus bactrianus isolate YW-2024 breed Bactrian camel chromosome 8, ASM4877302v1, whole genome shotgun sequence genomic window:
- the SMLR1 gene encoding small leucine-rich protein 1, with protein MGLFKQCKVHQKFHRDVLSKGQNRRRKQVQTPAKLPSRGAWTPPAWGAVGLAMRPVLSEFVRELPGWFLFSGVFLPVALLLLLLIAYFRIKLMEVNEELSQTPDGRHNHKAGSSLYQRKKRM; from the exons ATGGGGCTGTTTAAACAGTGCAAAGTCCACCAAAAGTTCCACCGAGATGTGCTGAGCAAAGGCCAGAACCGCAGAAGGAAACAAGTGCAGACTCCAGCAAAGCTGCCCTCGCGCGGGGCGTGGACCCCTCCGGCCTGGGGGGCTGTGGGACTGGCAATGAGGCCTGTGCTGTCGGAGTTCGTGAGAGAGCTCCCAGGCTGGTTCCTGTTCTCCGGGGTCTTCCTGCCTGTGGCTTTGCTGCTGCTCCTTCTCATCGCCTATTTCAGGATCAAACTGATGGAGG TTAATGAAGAACTGTCACAGACCCCCGATGGCCGACATAATCACAAGGCTGGCTCTTCCCTGTACCAGAGAAAGAAACGAATGTGA